TGCGGTGCCCGACCGGAGATACCTTTGGTGAAGGGATTCTGGAACGAGTGCTTCTTTAGCATCGTCTTGATGAGAATCAGTGTGTCCAGCTTGGGGATGCTCTTGACCACGCTGTTCATATCCTCGTCGCTGATCTGCACCAACCGAcagttctcctcctccgtggGCAACCGGACCGCACCGTTCTTCGTCAGCCACGGGTGCTCCTTGATCTGGGGCAACGTGATACGCTGCTGTGGATCCTTATCGAGCATGCGACCGATGAGATCGCGCAGCTCATCACTGATCGTACTGGTCGGTGGATACTCGAGCGGATCGCACTTGATCTTCTCGtacacaccgggcaccgaggTGGCAATAAACGGTACGTTGCCGTGCACCAGCGAGTACAGGGTTGCACCGAGTGCCCAAATGTCCGCCGCCTTACCATTGTAGAAGTGCTGACCCGGTAGCAGCGTTTCGGGGGCCCGAAAGGCGGGCGTTCCCGCCGTCGAACCATTGTTCATGGCCGCATCCTCGCCGAGAAACTCGTTGCAAACACCGAGATCGGCCACCTTCACGCTGCCCACATccgacagcagcagattgGCCGGTTTTAGGTCACCATGAATGATGCGCTGATAGTGCACTGTCATTGCACGGGATGGGGTTTTGGAGTGGGGTCAGCAGGAAACCGGGCCAGTACACGAACgccagaaaagaaaaagattccGGAAATCGGAAGTTCCAATTAAGTTTCGTAATCGGATCGTGAGTGCTGATTGTTTAGCGAGCGTGATTCAGCCGGGGCTCCGGTGCAGCAAAAGATGGCCCGGAAGCAGGGAAGCTAGTAGCGAGTACTTACGATATTCGACTCCCAGCAGCACGTCCCGAAACACATTCCAGGCACGTTCCTCGCTCAGCGGAGTATCGGTTGGGATGCTTAGGACTTCACCCTGCTGTACCAGCTCGAACACGAGGTAGAGTGAGTCCTCCAGCGGATCGTCCAACACTTCCACCAGCTTCACCACGTTTGGATGGTCCAACTGCGGGGCGCCGGAGAAACGAATGGCACAGGGGGTGGTTAGCGGATGATGGAAAACCGGGCAAACCGGGTGCACATAACACATTATACCTTCTTGAGCACCGCAATCTCACGGTAGACGCGATCCAGGGGTGACGTTCCACGCTTTGGTCCCCGGCGCATCAGTCCCGCCTTTCGCAGGAGCTTCCGCTTCGAGAGGATTTTCATGGCGTAGTGCGTCGAGTCTTCCTCCGAGTACGCCAGCTTCACCAGTCCGTACGAGCCCTGCGGAGAACCACGAAAGTTGAACCGATTAATTAGGTTTGGGTGTAaatctttcttctctttcaattgaattttgcCAGCAGTGCAAGCGAGCTGATGACCGTAATCGCACCGATTGGTCGCAGCACACTCGAAGCTTAGTGTGGAGCTCAGAAGAACTTATCGGATGCTATGGCGTCCCAGGCAAACCGCTGGCAAGCGTCTCGTCTTCTGACGACGCAAACTGCTAGTGAAGTCAAAGTTTTGTGGCCAGCAATCAAGGGACGAGTCAGGATGTCAGTCAGCATTATGGGTGAGGTTAGTAATTGTGTTATCCAAAGTGATAATCTTCTACAGTTTTACTCGTTGCTACGGACTAGAGCATTGACTTTAACAATTCATAAGCAAAGGAGTACAAGCGAATGCTTGTTcgttattttcaatttttggagCAGCGTTGGAGGAGCGTTAACAGCTTTGGACTCGAATGGTCAGAATATTGTTTCACTAAAgcgaaatgcaaaacattatACAACGTATTAATCAAAGGTCAACGAGTTTATTGTTCTGAATAAGTCGAACTTTCTATCGGGGTTTCACAAGATGAAATTCCGATTGCTAAGACGAAATACGAGAGAAAATCTATTGCTGTTGCGTTACCATAACATGAATATCGTTCTATTCCGTCAAAGGAACATAGACAAACACAGATCAAAGGATTGAACACTGTTTTAGGAAATATAACTAGACTTAAATCACACTCAAAATTTTTGCATCGTTCGTAGTTcggaatttaaaaaaatccattcGTCACGCTTGCATCTTTGACAATGCATCAATCCTGGGGGGGTATTTTTATAGTTATTACGGGGCATAAACTCAACGGCAAACTGCGAAACAAATcaacatgctgctgatgttgatttCGGTTGATTGATTCGAATGAACCTCTCGACCACGCTCTAAGGGCACACTCACCTGACCAATCTGATCCAGCAACTTGTACTGGTTGAGCTGCAAAAAGCTGCCCGACTGCTCGATCGATACGCGGCGTGACTCACGGAGCGGTGTCCGGCGCCGGCCACTACGCGGACTGCCGTACGGACTGTTGTAGGGGCTGTACGGTACGTTCGGGTAGATGGGTCGTGTCGTCTGATCGAGGGTCTGCAGCTTGGGCAGAACGCAACTTCCACGCAACCCGGGCGCCCCGCTGCCACTACCGGACGCACTGATCTCGAGCTGCGACTCGGACCGATTGGAAGCCTCCAGCATGTCGTCGTTATCTGCCAAATCGAGGGATTGAGTTTTGGGAAGGATTTTAATGTGCTGCGTCATGAAGCGGGCACTGTGCGGCCGGTACGAGCCGGCCACGCTAGCGGCCACTCCCGTTCCACCGCTTGCCATCACAGAACCGTGATGATGGTAGGTTTGGTAATGCTGCTGATAGCTATGTAATGGCGGTTTTGCCGAACGTCCCGTCACCACTACGTTGCTGTTAGTAGCGTTagtactgatggtggtggtagtcgaggtggtggtagtggtggtggtagacgAACTATGGAAGCAGGCAGAGGATGAAGGGATACTGTGAATGATGGACACGGAAGGACGCTGCTGCATCGCGCAACGTTCGTTCTCCCCACGACGATCATCGATGTACGGTTCGCTAACGGACACGGAAGGCAGGGTAACGGTTGgttccgggtggtggtggtggtggtacgtaTCACAGGATGGTAGTTCGGACCTCACACAGGGCTCCGGTTCATGCTGATCGGTCAGGTTAGTATGGAATGGGTTGACGGCACCGGGATGATCGCTGACAGTTATCATTGGGTGGTCTTGGTGAGTAGCGGAAGGGGTGATGATGTCAGACGCCAGGGGCACAGgttcaccgtcaccgggaGAACAACTGGACACGCTGGTAGGAAGGCTggtattactactactgctggttgTTATGGCGGCCacagcggtggcagcggcagccgctgccgccgctgcagtCATCGCGACCGCCGCTACGGCTGCGGCGGTGGCCGAGTGAAAGTGTGTCGCACCTTGGCCATGTCCCATCATCCGACCTCCGTCCGGCGGCTCGGTTCGAATGATTACCGGCTGCGGTACGCTAGTCGATACCCGGACCACATCGGCCAACCCACGTGCCATGCTTGCCACGGGTTCGTCCGAGggatcaccgtcaccggcgacgacggaaCCACTCGTACCCATGTTCCGGCAACTATGGCTATGATTAACGAACTGACTGCTCTTCTGCACGCTGTCCACGCAACGAACCGTCGCCGTTGGCGATGTTGGTGACGTTGGCGTTTCCCTTCTTcgactgtcgtcgtcgtcgggcggCGCGCGATAACCTGACGTGGCGTGCGAAGTGGTTTGCGATTTGCGGGCGGATGAAGATGAGCGAGTGATGTTGTTTAGACATTTCATGCTAGTactgttgttattgctgctgctgttgcccctGCTATTACTGTCATTCGTCGCATGGCCGTCCTCGCCCGTGATTGCTATCGGCACTACGATAAGCTCCTCCGCACCGTCCTTCACGCCGTCCTCGTGCTGCCTATCAACGTCACCGAGGCCGGTACGATCGGTTacggtgacgacgaccggtCCGGTGGTGCCGTCGTCGATGGTATCTGCAGAAGACGTCGAACGTCCCGGTATCGTTGCCGTCGACTCGATGCTCACTTCGGACTGCACCGTGGGGGACATTTCGTGTGGGAGCTGTGCGCTATAGCTGGCCATAGCAGTTGGCTCCTGGCTGCGATGGGACGATGAGAAAGGATAGGAGATACCAACGATGTAGTCAATTCCGCTCTCTTGACACGTTGTGTCGAAGATGATCTTACCCAAAGGAGGAAACAGTTGCATCCGGCGATGTACAGTGACAGTGGCTACTGGTTTGATCATTCCAATGGCGCGATCGTATCGTTTctggaagcaaaaaataaaagggaTGACGAAAACTCATTAATATAAGTTGACCGATAGACCACGAGACGAACTATCACGCAATCACGCTAGGATAGGCGGGAAAGCGGGATAATTGTTTTAACGGAATCTAATTTGTGTTTGCCAATTTGCACAATCTGtgcccgccccccccccccccccccccccgggggaagggtgcTGTTAtagagcaaagaaaaaagggcaaagaaGAACAAATACCGGTCTCGGTGATTTCGCTGCATCTCAGTAAATACTCCTACAGCTTCACAAAAAGGCGCATCAGGACGAGTGCCATTAATTGAATTCATTAACGATGGAAGACCGCGTCCTCTAAAGgtcgattcgttcgttctttgtCCTTTAGTCGTAAGACCTAGAGCAGGACGTGCACAGTGTTTGGATGAAGATTGCAATCGAGCAAATAACATAATTAGATAGTCCAATTTGATTTGCTAATTCTTATCGTTTCGTGTTTGCTCTCTGGTTATTGCGTATAAGCTTGCCAGATGCTGCACTTTTGGGTAAATTCGGATTCAAAACTGAAACTAACggaaacgatgacgatgatgcatAATACTTTTCCACAGGTAGTTTGTGAACTAAGTTTGTGAACATCAATATTTCGAAACGAATACTATTGATGTTTCTAGAATTTCCCGGTTATTTCTATTCCATCCATAATTCTGATAttggtttgctttgatttgtgCGAATAAAATTTTGCtattatttcaatttgcaGTCTTCGTGATGGAAGATATagaatatgttttatttttttcatatttcttttTGCTCGTTATTTATGCAGTAAGTAACGACCAGAACCTAACATACTGCACTCTCTGGACAAACATATGCTATTGCTTTCTACGGCAATGATTGTATATATTTAAACCACCCTTTTTCAGACATCTCAGTTGATGGAAAAGTAGATTTATGATCGAAAGACAACGATCAAACGAGATTCAAACCCATTCGATAGAGTGTGAGATGTTCCCGGAACCATTAAATGAAATCGCCCAAACATGAATTATAGCGCAATTAAATTATGGCCATCCTTAATGGTGCCCGAATACACCCGAACCATGCTCCACATGCTTGGTGGTCTACAGATGCCACGAGCTCACAACGCGTGCCTTATGAAATGAACTTTGAAGCAGTGCTGGCaaagtgatgctgatgctgcgttGTGACATGCGAGATGAAAAGCCTAGGCTGATAGACGGCTCACGATTGCTACCGTGGGCTGTTTGTCCGCACATATGGCtctccgcgcgcgcgtgcgagtCCTttccgagaagcagcagcaataatgcTTGGCTCAAAGGGAAAACCCAATGAAGTACGGTTGTAGGACAAGGGAGTGCGTTCGTGTGTTTGCTCAATAAAAAAAGCGCCGTCGAAATCGGGTAAACCGTGCACGAAACCTCAAtcatggtcgatggtcgacggGGGAACGTTCGCCAAACGAGCTTCCGGTGATAAAATGAAATCACTTGTGACATGCTGAAGGGCCAATGCTAAGAAATCAATCTGCTTACCTAGCAGCTAACCTTGTTCTGCACGAATCTATTAATCTGATTCTGAAAAAACCCGGGTTCATTACTTGAAAGGTCACCGTGATGCACTTCCTACAGGGCAGATACAGATTACCGATGAAAGGATAATCCGCCTGATCACCAACCCTCTTGGTAGTGCTGCATCTCCTCCATTTGAGGGCACGAGTTACATACTTTGAAGCCATCGCATGAACAACTGGAGCTAAGGGGaagatttaaaattaaaattatgaTTGGAAAAAAGGGTTCGATACAGGTGACCCTTCCGGATGCCTTAGTGAGTCATTTGTGCATCCtgcacaaatagaacataacAGGTCGATGCATGCCGGGCTGGAAAGCTGGAAATTGCAGTTTGCAGTTTACAAAGAAGGCAGTGCTACAGTGATCGATCGTCAGGCTGTCAGATCGGAGCATACACTTCATTGGCGTCAGTAAACGACGCTTCCAGCTCAGTAGGCTTCCGATGCACCCTTCTTTGCTATCAGGCACCTGTCACTCACTTCCACTAAGGTCACCGCTAAAGTTCGCCATTCGCCTTTGATAGTATCGCTTGGATTACAAAACCAATCTCGACCTCCGGCATCAGTTCACAGATCCTTTAATCAATCTCTGCTCGAATGGAGCGTAACCGTAATTAGAGAGTTTCACGGTCCGCTAAGCCTCCAGCAATCGCTCGAACATCGTCCGGCCAGTGACGCTCTAACGTGTGTGCGACATCCTCTTCCTGTCCGACGACAGCTCGGTCCAAATGCCCCAGCCAAAGAAAAGGATCTTTAATCTGCGAAATAGAAATAAATTGGCCAGCAGGCATTTCGGAGAGGAGtgcattccaattccaatttgCAGCACCGGCAGTGCTTTTTTGTCCCTTTTAC
The sequence above is a segment of the Anopheles darlingi chromosome 2, idAnoDarlMG_H_01, whole genome shotgun sequence genome. Coding sequences within it:
- the LOC125951971 gene encoding uncharacterized protein LOC125951971 yields the protein MPPSMATIDSETIRSRHWNDQTSSHCHCTSPDATVSSFGQEPTAMASYSAQLPHEMSPTVQSEVSIESTATIPGRSTSSADTIDDGTTGPVVVTVTDRTGLGDVDRQHEDGVKDGAEELIVVPIAITGEDGHATNDSNSRGNSSSNNNSTSMKCLNNITRSSSSARKSQTTSHATSGYRAPPDDDDSRRRETPTSPTSPTATVRCVDSVQKSSQFVNHSHSCRNMGTSGSVVAGDGDPSDEPVASMARGLADVVRVSTSVPQPVIIRTEPPDGGRMMGHGQDNDDMLEASNRSESQLEISASGSGSGAPGLRGSCVLPKLQTLDQTTRPIYPNVPYSPYNSPYGSPRSGRRRTPLRESRRVSIEQSGSFLQLNQYKLLDQIGQGSYGLVKLAYSEEDSTHYAMKILSKRKLLRKAGLMRRGPKRGTSPLDRVYREIAVLKKLDHPNVVKLVEVLDDPLEDSLYLVFELVQQGEVLSIPTDTPLSEERAWNVFRDVLLGVEYLHYQRIIHGDLKPANLLLSDVGSVKVADLGVCNEFLGEDAAMNNGSTAGTPAFRAPETLLPGQHFYNGKAADIWALGATLYSLVHGNVPFIATSVPGVYEKIKCDPLEYPPTSTISDELRDLIGRMLDKDPQQRITLPQIKEHPWLTKNGAVRLPTEEENCRLVQISDEDMNSVVKSIPKLDTLILIKTMLKKHSFQNPFTKGISGRAPQAGGSRLERFCRSGRSNSAPGDYHTSERQSSNESLLPSVTEGVTSPLGSPDPSSSLTSAIDSLTLISDTSIASSSTDNDTTTVNIVKRTSQYISISEARLPRPPLTQDHGGKETPADQLARMFRNIRFLSTAVAKSIQAGGIQTGRTGVRAVAQPANAVATCALRTLAVMPSGQHAAMFQIPSRKIHTKGERELVEFLAEEIVAEKKSGSSATIPTSINGYKISCDKAEVELTKSSDREKITISFNVNHTVDMEGEEADSGENKQEFSAMKSRPQFEIDIVRGDTTLSFTCSYLPGEAQEGEYNDVFGIDEVTIFKGEWSDKVYAVAGDVLDGYLYDLLMNFLEEKGISNEFAEKMSEFASAYEHSKYVELLEGISKFTVVQK